Proteins from one Parvibaculum lavamentivorans DS-1 genomic window:
- a CDS encoding efflux RND transporter periplasmic adaptor subunit: MRRLFLVFIASAVLSASAFAEEAPPQNVVIAAAIADRFVDRVEALGTTFANESVTITANISDKIAEIHFDDGQQVEEGQLLVALQRDEQRAALAAAEAVLAERRTAYNRARQLESRQYTATAQLEERQAALREAEANRDAAASRLADREIHAPFEGVVGLRNISVGTLVTPGTTITTLDDLDPIKLDFTVPAAYLSTIRPGLEIAATTSALPDRIFRGEVRSVSTQVDRVSRSITARALVDNKDQVLKPGLLMVVELMKNPREAVVIPEEALVPSGTQNFVFVVAGDVAARREVRTGARRPGEVEILSGLAAGERVVTHGTMRLRDGQKVNVIREEARERALGRVHDETTTVR; the protein is encoded by the coding sequence ATGCGCCGTCTCTTCCTCGTTTTCATCGCAAGCGCCGTCCTCTCCGCTTCGGCCTTCGCAGAGGAGGCACCGCCGCAGAACGTCGTCATCGCCGCCGCCATCGCCGATCGCTTCGTAGACCGCGTGGAAGCGCTCGGCACCACCTTCGCCAATGAAAGCGTCACCATCACCGCCAATATTTCCGACAAGATCGCCGAAATTCATTTCGACGATGGTCAGCAGGTGGAGGAAGGTCAGCTTCTGGTCGCCTTGCAGCGCGACGAACAGCGCGCCGCTCTCGCCGCCGCCGAGGCCGTGCTGGCGGAGCGGCGCACCGCCTATAACAGGGCGCGCCAGCTCGAAAGCCGTCAATACACGGCGACGGCGCAGCTTGAAGAGCGGCAGGCCGCGCTCCGCGAAGCGGAAGCAAATCGCGACGCCGCCGCCTCGCGTCTCGCCGACCGCGAAATCCATGCTCCCTTTGAAGGCGTTGTCGGCTTGCGTAACATCAGCGTCGGCACTCTGGTCACGCCCGGCACCACCATCACGACGCTGGACGATCTCGATCCGATCAAGCTCGATTTCACCGTTCCCGCCGCCTATCTCTCCACCATTCGCCCCGGCCTCGAAATCGCCGCCACCACATCCGCGCTACCCGACAGGATTTTTCGCGGCGAGGTGCGCAGCGTATCGACGCAGGTGGATCGCGTTTCCCGCTCGATCACGGCGCGCGCATTGGTCGACAACAAGGATCAGGTGCTGAAGCCCGGCCTCCTCATGGTTGTCGAACTCATGAAGAACCCGCGCGAGGCGGTGGTCATTCCCGAGGAAGCCCTCGTGCCGTCGGGCACGCAGAATTTCGTGTTCGTGGTCGCGGGCGATGTGGCTGCGCGGCGCGAAGTCCGCACAGGCGCGCGGCGGCCCGGCGAAGTCGAAATCCTGAGCGGCCTCGCCGCTGGAGAGCGCGTCGTCACGCATGGCACGATGCGGCTGCGCGACGGACAAAAGGTCAACGTCATCCGGGAAGAAGCGCGCGAGCGCGCGCTTGGCCGCGTGCATGACGAAACCACGACAGTCAGATAG
- a CDS encoding Fe(3+) ABC transporter substrate-binding protein, translating to MKIVRNDKDRTMLRLLAGILVLAFALSAAVGASAETKEVNVYSARHYDTDLELYDRFTSETGIRVNLIEGDSDELIARIEREGKQSPADMLITVDAGRLWRAEEKNLFSPVKSEILEERVPAHLRHPDGLWFGLSKRARIIIYNKEMGRPEKLETYADLADPANKGMLCMRSSSNIYNVSLLASIIEHEGAEEAEAWAEGVVANFARQPEGNDTSNVRAVAAGECRVSLVNTYYVGRMLGSGSEEDRAAAEKVGLVFPDQNGRGTHVNLSGAGVMKHAPNRENAIAFIEFLTSDWAQKAFTEKNHEYTAVPGATEVSPVPGTDEFKEDELNASALGRNQAEAVRIFDRAGWK from the coding sequence ATGAAAATCGTTCGCAACGATAAGGATCGCACCATGCTTCGTCTTCTTGCCGGCATTCTCGTTCTTGCTTTCGCCCTCTCCGCAGCTGTCGGAGCGTCGGCGGAGACGAAGGAGGTGAACGTCTATTCGGCGCGTCACTACGACACCGATCTCGAACTCTATGACAGGTTCACTTCGGAGACCGGCATCCGCGTCAATCTCATCGAAGGCGACAGTGACGAACTGATCGCGCGTATCGAACGCGAAGGAAAGCAGAGCCCGGCCGACATGCTCATCACTGTGGATGCGGGACGGCTGTGGCGCGCGGAAGAGAAGAACCTCTTCTCGCCCGTGAAGTCGGAGATACTCGAAGAGCGCGTACCCGCGCATCTGCGCCACCCCGACGGGCTGTGGTTCGGTCTTTCCAAGCGCGCGCGCATCATCATCTACAACAAGGAGATGGGGCGCCCGGAGAAACTCGAAACCTATGCCGATCTCGCAGACCCGGCGAACAAAGGCATGCTGTGCATGCGTTCTTCGTCCAACATCTACAACGTCTCACTGCTCGCTTCGATCATCGAACATGAAGGCGCGGAAGAAGCGGAAGCATGGGCGGAAGGCGTCGTTGCGAATTTCGCGCGGCAGCCGGAAGGCAACGACACGTCGAATGTGAGAGCGGTTGCGGCGGGAGAATGCCGGGTCTCATTGGTGAATACATATTATGTGGGACGGATGCTCGGTTCCGGCAGCGAGGAAGACCGCGCGGCGGCCGAAAAAGTAGGACTTGTGTTTCCCGATCAGAATGGCCGCGGCACGCATGTGAACCTCAGCGGCGCAGGCGTGATGAAGCATGCGCCCAACCGCGAAAACGCCATCGCGTTCATCGAATTCCTGACAAGCGACTGGGCCCAGAAAGCCTTTACCGAAAAGAACCATGAATACACCGCCGTACCGGGCGCGACGGAAGTCTCGCCTGTTCCGGGTACGGACGAGTTCAAGGAAGACGAGCTGAACGCCAGCGCGCTAGGCCGCAACCAGGCGGAAGCGGTGCGGATTTTCGACCGGGCGGGATGGAAATAA
- a CDS encoding efflux RND transporter permease subunit, with translation MKLSDVSVTRPVFAAVISLLLVAFGLVAFDRLPLREYPDIDPPIVSITTDYRGAAAAVVETRITERIEERIAGIEGIAFIQSSSQDGRSRITIEFNPGRDVDAAANDIRDRVSGILDDLPTEADPPDIQKVDSSDDVIMWLNVVSDRMNVLELTDYAERHLVDRFSTLDGVARVRLSGARSYAMRIWLDRTALAARELTVGDVEQALRAENVELPAGNIESTQRQFTARVERSYRTPQDFSEIVLAQGSDGYLVRLGDVARIERAAAEERTFFRGNEVPMIGLGIIKQSTANTLTVTDGAKAEAERLAPTLPEGLEFKQSFDSSVFIEGAISEVYKTLGIAIVLVVLTIFVFLGSARATLVPAVTVPVSVVATFLVLYIFGFSINLLTLLALVLAIGLVVDDTIVVLENIYRRMEEGATPLVAAYRGARQVGFAVIATTIALMAVFVPLTFIEGEVGRLFSEFAITMAAAVGFSSLVALSLSPMLASKILKPTSNHTKFTIVVDNAFERTKALYARALERSLMRPLPVFAAFAGMLLLAYGLFSIIPSEYAPREDRGTFFVMVNAPEGSSYAYTEAYMTEIEKRLMPLVEDGEISRLLVRAPRSFGNTASFNDGIAVIVLEDWSVRRSAWDIMNDIRARTGDLPGVTVSPVMRAGFGGGTSKPVQFVIGGGTYEELREWRDILLSAIDEDNPGLINIDHDYKETKPQLRVEIDRNSAGDLGVTVENVGRTLETIFGSRLVTTYIEDGEEYDVILEGERSAQRTPSDMSNIFVRSERSGDLVPLANLVTISEMAGPASLNRYNRVRSITIEADLEDGLTLGQALDYLEGLVQEELPPGVTIDYKGQSLDFVDSGSALGFIFILGIVVVFLVLAAQFESFVHPVVIISTVPLAITGGLLGIWLTGGTLNLYTQIGLIMLVGLAAKNGILIVEFANQLRDEGQDFREALVGAAGIRLRPILMTAITTAAGAIPLILSFGPGAETRAAIGVVIFSGIIATTAFTLFVVPVAYQALAQRTGSPGDTKRRLETEMDHVDRGGLRPRPMEGAE, from the coding sequence ATGAAGCTCTCCGACGTCTCCGTCACCCGGCCCGTCTTCGCCGCCGTCATCAGTCTTCTGCTGGTCGCTTTCGGTCTCGTCGCCTTCGACAGGCTGCCGCTTCGCGAATATCCCGACATCGATCCGCCGATCGTTTCCATCACGACAGATTACCGCGGCGCCGCGGCTGCCGTGGTCGAAACGCGCATCACGGAACGCATCGAAGAGCGCATCGCCGGCATCGAAGGCATTGCCTTCATCCAGTCGTCGAGCCAGGACGGCCGCTCGCGCATTACCATCGAGTTCAATCCCGGCCGGGATGTCGACGCGGCGGCAAACGATATTCGCGACCGCGTCTCCGGCATCCTCGACGACCTGCCGACCGAAGCCGACCCGCCCGACATCCAGAAAGTGGATTCGAGCGACGACGTCATCATGTGGCTCAACGTCGTGAGCGACCGGATGAATGTGCTGGAACTGACGGACTACGCCGAGCGCCACCTTGTCGACCGCTTCTCGACACTGGACGGCGTTGCGCGGGTCCGGCTCAGCGGCGCGCGCAGCTATGCCATGCGGATATGGCTCGACCGGACGGCGCTCGCGGCACGCGAACTCACCGTCGGCGATGTCGAGCAGGCGCTCAGGGCGGAAAATGTCGAGCTCCCCGCCGGCAATATCGAGTCCACGCAGCGGCAGTTCACGGCGCGTGTCGAGCGGTCCTACCGGACGCCGCAGGATTTCAGCGAGATTGTGCTGGCGCAGGGCTCGGATGGCTATCTGGTCCGCCTCGGCGATGTGGCGCGGATCGAGCGCGCGGCGGCGGAAGAGCGTACGTTTTTCCGCGGCAATGAAGTGCCGATGATCGGCCTCGGCATCATCAAGCAATCCACCGCCAACACGCTTACCGTCACAGACGGCGCCAAGGCCGAAGCCGAAAGGCTTGCACCGACGCTCCCCGAAGGGCTCGAGTTCAAGCAAAGCTTCGACAGCAGCGTCTTCATCGAAGGGGCTATTTCGGAAGTCTACAAGACGCTCGGCATCGCGATCGTTCTCGTCGTCCTGACGATTTTCGTCTTTCTCGGCAGCGCGCGGGCGACCCTGGTGCCCGCCGTCACCGTCCCCGTCTCCGTCGTCGCTACCTTCCTTGTGCTCTATATTTTCGGATTCTCGATCAATCTCCTGACCCTGCTGGCGCTGGTGCTTGCCATCGGCCTTGTCGTCGATGACACGATTGTCGTGCTGGAGAATATCTACCGGCGCATGGAAGAAGGCGCGACGCCGCTCGTCGCCGCCTATCGCGGCGCACGGCAGGTCGGGTTTGCCGTCATCGCAACCACGATCGCACTCATGGCGGTATTCGTGCCGCTGACCTTCATCGAAGGCGAGGTCGGCCGGCTGTTCTCCGAATTCGCGATCACGATGGCCGCTGCCGTCGGCTTTTCGAGCCTTGTCGCGCTCAGTCTTTCGCCCATGCTCGCATCGAAAATCCTGAAGCCGACGAGCAATCACACGAAATTCACTATCGTTGTGGACAATGCGTTCGAGCGGACAAAGGCGCTATATGCACGCGCGCTTGAGCGGTCGCTCATGCGCCCTCTTCCCGTCTTCGCCGCCTTTGCCGGAATGCTGCTTCTTGCTTACGGTCTCTTCAGCATCATTCCCTCCGAATACGCGCCGCGCGAAGACCGGGGCACATTCTTCGTGATGGTGAATGCGCCGGAAGGGTCTTCCTACGCCTATACCGAAGCCTATATGACCGAAATCGAAAAGCGGCTGATGCCGCTGGTCGAGGACGGAGAGATCAGCCGGCTTCTCGTTCGCGCGCCGCGCTCCTTCGGCAACACCGCATCCTTCAATGACGGCATAGCCGTGATCGTGCTCGAGGACTGGTCGGTGCGCCGCTCGGCCTGGGATATCATGAACGATATTCGCGCGCGCACCGGCGATCTGCCGGGCGTCACCGTATCGCCCGTGATGCGCGCCGGCTTTGGCGGCGGCACCTCCAAGCCGGTGCAGTTCGTGATCGGCGGCGGCACCTATGAGGAGCTTCGCGAATGGCGCGACATCCTGCTCTCCGCCATAGACGAGGACAATCCGGGCCTGATCAATATCGATCACGACTACAAGGAGACGAAGCCGCAGCTGCGCGTGGAGATCGACCGGAACAGCGCGGGCGATCTCGGCGTGACGGTTGAAAATGTCGGACGCACGCTCGAAACGATTTTCGGCTCGCGGCTCGTCACCACCTATATCGAGGATGGCGAGGAATATGATGTCATTCTTGAAGGCGAGCGTTCGGCTCAGCGTACGCCGAGCGACATGAGCAACATCTTCGTCCGTTCGGAACGCTCCGGCGACCTCGTCCCCCTCGCCAATCTCGTCACCATCAGCGAGATGGCAGGCCCGGCGAGCCTGAACAGGTATAACCGGGTGCGCTCCATCACCATCGAAGCGGATCTTGAAGACGGTCTTACGCTTGGCCAGGCTCTCGACTATCTGGAAGGGCTGGTTCAGGAAGAGCTGCCACCCGGCGTCACCATCGACTACAAGGGTCAGTCCCTGGACTTCGTGGATTCCGGCAGTGCGCTCGGTTTCATTTTCATCCTGGGCATCGTCGTGGTCTTCCTTGTGCTCGCGGCGCAGTTTGAAAGCTTTGTGCATCCCGTCGTCATCATCTCCACGGTGCCGCTCGCGATCACGGGCGGACTGCTCGGCATCTGGCTTACCGGCGGAACGCTCAATCTCTACACCCAGATCGGCCTCATCATGCTGGTCGGCCTCGCGGCCAAGAACGGCATTCTGATCGTCGAATTCGCAAACCAGCTTCGCGACGAGGGGCAGGACTTCCGGGAAGCCCTGGTCGGGGCGGCGGGCATCCGCCTGCGGCCCATCCTCATGACCGCGATCACCACCGCGGCGGGCGCCATTCCGCTCATTCTCTCTTTCGGCCCCGGCGCCGAAACAAGGGCGGCGATCGGCGTGGTCATATTCTCCGGCATCATTGCGACGACCGCCTTCACGCTCTTCGTGGTACCCGTCGCCTATCAGGCCCTTGCCCAGCGCACAGGCTCGCCGGGCGATACGAAGCGGCGGCTGGAAACCGAGATGGACCATGTCGACAGGGGTGGGCTCCGCCCACGGCCCATGGAGGGCGCGGAATAA
- a CDS encoding ABC transporter permease, giving the protein MKQRFGSGWTVAALAVALVALAPSLTVLWSLTAPASENWAHLSATVLPTYVWNTLKLMGLVALITAFIGVGTAWLVVSTRFPGQRILNWALVMPLATPGYIVAYVYTDLLSFAGPVQTALRGVTGWGAADYYFPPVRSLPGAAIMLGLVLYPYVYLLARTAFQRQSAALFDAARMLGARPWRAFIRVALPCARPAIAGGLALVLMETISDFGVVDYFAVQTLTTGIFRTWFNLGDALAAAQIAAWLFVFALALVFIEMVSRRGRVANPLSRDMAAQPRTLKGVRGWAALIACSLPVLLGFVVPALVLLRYAILEGDPLFGRRFLDFAWNSLTVAGVAAALTTLLALLLTYGERLHPTRFNRVSIRLATLGYALPGAMIAIGILTLSTDIDRAFGSFANNHLGFSPGLILTGSIAGLVFAYVARFLTAAFNATHSGLEKIHPTLDAAARSLGASPRRVLGAIHVPLLRGALASAALIVFIDVMKELPATLLLRPFNFETLATRTYRLASDERLAEASTAALAIVALGLIPTILLSLSLFRSSARRGLVPVHTEK; this is encoded by the coding sequence ATGAAGCAGCGTTTCGGCTCCGGCTGGACGGTGGCAGCCCTGGCCGTGGCGCTTGTCGCGCTCGCCCCCTCCCTCACCGTGCTGTGGAGCCTGACCGCGCCCGCCAGCGAGAATTGGGCGCATCTGAGCGCAACCGTATTGCCGACCTATGTGTGGAACACGCTCAAGCTGATGGGGCTTGTTGCCCTCATCACCGCCTTTATCGGCGTCGGCACGGCATGGCTCGTGGTTTCGACGCGCTTTCCGGGGCAGCGCATTCTCAACTGGGCATTGGTGATGCCGCTCGCGACGCCCGGCTATATCGTTGCCTATGTCTATACGGATCTTCTCTCCTTCGCAGGCCCGGTGCAGACGGCGCTTCGCGGCGTGACGGGATGGGGCGCCGCCGATTACTACTTTCCGCCCGTGCGCTCGCTGCCCGGCGCCGCCATCATGCTCGGTCTCGTCCTCTACCCTTACGTCTATCTGCTCGCGCGCACGGCTTTCCAGCGTCAATCCGCGGCCCTGTTCGACGCCGCGCGGATGCTCGGCGCGCGTCCGTGGCGCGCGTTTATCCGTGTGGCGCTGCCCTGCGCCCGGCCGGCCATTGCGGGCGGGCTCGCGCTCGTGCTCATGGAAACGATTTCCGATTTCGGTGTCGTCGATTATTTCGCCGTGCAGACGCTTACCACCGGCATCTTCCGCACCTGGTTCAATCTCGGCGATGCGCTTGCCGCCGCGCAGATCGCGGCATGGCTTTTCGTCTTTGCGCTGGCGCTCGTCTTCATCGAGATGGTGAGCCGGCGTGGCCGTGTCGCCAATCCCTTGTCGCGCGACATGGCGGCACAGCCACGGACACTGAAGGGCGTTCGTGGGTGGGCCGCGCTCATCGCCTGCTCGCTGCCGGTGCTGCTCGGCTTCGTGGTTCCGGCGCTTGTGCTGCTTCGCTATGCGATCCTGGAAGGCGATCCGCTATTCGGCAGGCGGTTCCTCGACTTCGCCTGGAACAGCCTCACGGTTGCAGGCGTTGCGGCCGCACTGACCACGCTTCTGGCGCTGCTGCTCACCTATGGTGAGAGGCTGCATCCAACGAGGTTCAACCGTGTGTCGATCCGGCTTGCGACGCTCGGCTATGCGCTGCCGGGTGCGATGATCGCCATCGGCATTCTCACGCTGTCGACCGATATCGACCGTGCCTTCGGTTCCTTCGCGAACAACCATCTCGGCTTCTCGCCCGGCCTCATTCTCACGGGGTCCATTGCCGGTCTCGTCTTCGCCTATGTCGCGCGCTTTCTCACGGCAGCGTTCAATGCAACCCATAGCGGGCTTGAGAAAATTCATCCGACGCTCGATGCGGCGGCGCGCAGTCTCGGGGCGTCGCCGCGGCGGGTGCTTGGCGCCATCCATGTGCCGCTGCTGCGCGGCGCGTTGGCGAGCGCGGCGCTGATCGTCTTCATCGATGTCATGAAGGAACTTCCGGCGACGCTTCTTCTCCGGCCCTTCAACTTCGAGACGCTGGCGACGCGCACCTACCGCCTTGCCTCCGACGAAAGGCTGGCGGAGGCGTCGACGGCGGCGCTTGCCATCGTGGCGCTCGGCCTCATTCCGACGATCCTGCTCAGCCTGTCACTCTTTCGCAGCAGCGCACGGCGGGGCCTCGTGCCGGTCCACACGGAAAAGTGA
- a CDS encoding ABC transporter ATP-binding protein, whose amino-acid sequence MALAFRNVGHSFGDHRVLSGVSLEARQGEILCLLGPSGSGKTTLLRLAAGLEALQEGSIDLGGALLAAPGRDVPPEKRSFGMVFQDHALFPHLTVAENVAFGLAGRPKEQARQVVAERLASVGLAGFEDRYPHTLSGGQQQRVALARALAPSPAAMLLDEPFASVDVTRRRALREEARRALKAAGVITLVVTHDPVEAMEIADRIAVMEKGRIAQCATPEELYARPASALVASLFGEAQRFPATVFKGEAVTAYGPVPAENFADGTAVEVIVRPEAVTLAAAESGQETFNIADIRFLGRDWLVLLTNAQSPMLEPLRARVSTLEGLETGAAIALRFDPCGTFIFAA is encoded by the coding sequence ATGGCCCTGGCGTTTCGAAACGTCGGACACAGTTTCGGCGACCATCGGGTGTTGTCCGGCGTTTCGCTTGAAGCGCGGCAAGGAGAAATCCTGTGCCTGCTCGGCCCCTCCGGCAGCGGCAAGACGACATTGCTGCGGCTCGCGGCAGGCCTCGAGGCATTGCAGGAAGGCAGCATCGATCTCGGCGGCGCGTTGCTCGCGGCGCCCGGGCGCGACGTGCCGCCGGAGAAGCGGTCGTTCGGCATGGTCTTCCAGGACCATGCCTTGTTCCCCCACCTGACGGTCGCGGAGAATGTCGCCTTCGGTCTTGCAGGAAGGCCAAAGGAGCAGGCGCGCCAAGTGGTCGCGGAGCGGCTCGCCTCTGTCGGGCTGGCAGGGTTCGAGGATCGTTACCCGCATACGCTTTCAGGCGGTCAGCAGCAGCGCGTGGCGCTTGCCCGCGCGCTTGCGCCGTCACCCGCCGCCATGCTGCTCGACGAGCCGTTTGCGAGCGTCGATGTCACACGCAGGCGGGCGCTGCGCGAGGAAGCGCGCCGCGCGTTGAAAGCGGCTGGCGTCATTACACTTGTCGTCACGCATGATCCGGTCGAAGCGATGGAAATTGCCGACCGTATCGCCGTGATGGAGAAGGGCCGCATCGCCCAATGCGCGACGCCGGAAGAACTCTATGCGCGGCCTGCGAGCGCGCTTGTCGCATCGCTGTTCGGTGAGGCGCAACGCTTTCCGGCAACGGTGTTCAAGGGCGAAGCGGTGACGGCCTATGGTCCGGTGCCGGCGGAAAATTTCGCCGATGGAACGGCGGTTGAAGTGATCGTGCGGCCGGAGGCGGTGACGCTTGCGGCGGCGGAGAGCGGCCAGGAAACCTTCAACATCGCCGACATCCGCTTTCTCGGACGCGACTGGCTTGTGCTGCTGACGAACGCACAATCGCCGATGCTCGAGCCGCTGCGCGCGCGCGTCTCGACGCTTGAGGGGCTCGAGACCGGCGCCGCCATCGCGCTCCGCTTCGACCCTTGCGGGACGTTCATTTTTGCGGCGTGA